One window from the genome of Manis pentadactyla isolate mManPen7 chromosome 15, mManPen7.hap1, whole genome shotgun sequence encodes:
- the LOC130680970 gene encoding DPEP2 neighbor protein-like: MSTQTVFLEKLSYQLVTRERSGCLRMSDWINHIRCGLSSVPWEGCAAGAAAASPSPTPGYCHLLYQGRGETQVTWHGETYCLVGGYRSYGDAPVATPEKVEAEKPVPRRAPKRHATSASDQELGCPPPKLRRLQHRGKRLTPQKLAGHATCVRRARV, translated from the exons atgagtacgcAAACAGTGTTCTTGGAGAAGCTCTCCTACCAGTTGGTGACCAGAGAGCGGTCTGGCTGCCTGAGAATGTCTGACTGGATCAACCATATTCGGTGTGGCTTATCCTCTGTGCCCTGGGAGGGCTGCGCAGCAG GAGCAGCAGCGGCTTCCCCTTCTCCTACACCGGGCTACTGTCACCTCCTCTACCAAGGGCGTGGTGAAACCCAGGTGACCTGGCATGGGGAGACATACTGCCTGGTTGGTGGCTACCGGTCTTATGGGGATGCACCTGTGGCCACCCCAGAAAAGGTGGAAGCAGAGAAGCCAGTCCCCAGGCGGGCTCCGAAGAGACATGCAACTTCAGCGTCAGACCAAGAGCTAGGCTGCCCCCCGCCCAAACTTCGGCGGCTGCAACATCGTGGCAAGAGGCTGACCCCACAGAAGCTTGCTGGCCATGCCACTTGTGTAAGGAGGGCACGGGTTTAA